The genomic interval GTCGACTCAACGCGTTCTACAAGGACGTCACGCTGCTCGAGCAGCCGTCGGTGAAGGACCCGAAGATCAGCATCGCGAAGCTGGTCGAAGGCCTCGGTGGCGACGCCAAGCTCACGCGGTTCGCCCGCGTGAAGGTGGGCGAGGACTAGCGTCCGATCACATGAGCGAGTCGACGGTCGAGAGCGCGTACCGCCGCGTTGTCCTCAAGCTGTCGGGTGAGGCGTTCGCCGACAGCACCATCAACTTCGGCATCGACGCCGCCGTCGTGCAGCGCATCGCCGAAGAGGTGGCCGAGACGCGCGCGGAGCTCGGCGTCGAGATCGCAGTGGTGGTCGGTGGCGGGAACATCTGGCGCGGCATGTCGGGCGCGACGCGCGGCATGGACCGCGCCCGCGCCGACTACATGGGCATGCTCGCCACCGTGATCAACGCGCTGGCGCTTCAAGACGCGCTGGAGAAGAACGGCGTCCACACCCGCGTGCAGTCCGCCATCGAGATGCGCGCCGTGGCTGAACCCTTCATCCGTCGTCGCGCAATGCGACATCTTGAGAAAGGCCGCGTGGTCATTTTCGCCGCC from Verrucomicrobiia bacterium carries:
- a CDS encoding elongation factor Ts; amino-acid sequence: AYLARDDVPADVLAREQAVIEEKSRNEGVPEAKLEGAVKGRLNAFYKDVTLLEQPSVKDPKISIAKLVEGLGGDAKLTRFARVKVGED
- the pyrH gene encoding UMP kinase: MSESTVESAYRRVVLKLSGEAFADSTINFGIDAAVVQRIAEEVAETRAELGVEIAVVVGGGNIWRGMSGATRGMDRARADYMGMLATVINALALQDALEKNGVHTRVQSAIEMRAVAEPFIRRRAMRHLEKGRVVIFAAGTGNPYFSTDTTAALRASEIGADVLLKATKVEGVYTADPKKDPSATKYDKLNYMDALKGRLNVMDSTAFSLCMDNKIPIVVFNLFKRGNIKRVLLGEAIGTLVTE